Proteins from one Pontibacter korlensis genomic window:
- a CDS encoding CusA/CzcA family heavy metal efflux RND transporter: MFQNIISFSIHNKLVVGLMVLALVVVGVYNLTKLPVDAVPDITNNQVQVVTSSPTLAAQEVERFITTPIEIALANVPDAIEMRSVSRFGLSVITVVFEDDVDIYLARQLIKERLDMAVEEIPPGVGTPEMAPVSTGLGEIYQYTIHTKEGSNKEYSPMELRTIQDWLVRRQLLGTPGVADVSSFGGFLKEYEVALNPDRLRSLNLTVPDVLEAISSNNENTGAAYIEKNNSAFFIRGLGMVNQLEDIEQVVVNNREGVPVLVSDVAEVKYGHPVRYGALTRNNEGEVVGGIVLMYKDANSSQVIRLVQERVKEIQSTLPEGLVIEAYLDRSELVDRAVSTVTKNLIEGGLIVVFVLVLLLGNLRAGLVVASVIPLSMLFAITMMNLFGVSGNLMSLGAIDFGLIVDGSVIIVESVLHFIVAKNANLPLRKLTQREMDNEVESAASKIMNSAAFGMIIILIVYLPIMALVGIEGKMFKPMAQTVSFAIMGAFILSLTYVPMISTLALSKKTKHKRNISDRIMDKIMHLYQPVIRFALRSKALIVGVAVGLLALSLVVFSRMGGEFIPQLDEGDFAMDLRLVPGASLEQTIQTTLKASEILQKNFPEVTEVIGKIGTAEIPTDPMPIEAADVMILLKDRDEWTSASTREELAAKMDSALQVLPGVNYGFQQPIQLRFNELITGARQDVAVKIYGEDLDKLSELAGEAEKIIRPVRGAQDMFVEEVTGLPQIVVDFKRDRLAQYGLHVQDVNRVLRTAFAGEAAGSVYEGDRRFDLVVRLQQDFRQNLGDIQDLYVPLPAGGQVPLVQVADIRFENGPMQISREQGQRRIVVGFNVRDRDVESIVEEVKQKLDQGLELPAGYYITYGGQFENLINAKQRLQLAVPVALLLILVLLYFTFKSVMQSLLIFTAIPLAAIGGIFALWLRNMPFSISAGVGFIALFGVAVLNGIVLIGYFNQLKKDGKDNVYERVIEGTTVRLRPVLMTASVAALGFLPMALSTSAGAEVQKPLATVVIGGLVTSTLLTLVVLPVLYFVFTSREESKAQTVKVHPVVLLLLSTGLYFGSSFSTMAQEAPQQLDLHGALQYAREHNLTLRAAQLEANRQQALKGAALDLSKTKLNYRRGQINTAETDEELTISQEFAFPTVYGRQAKLADAQVMQAEAKLQLAERQVLRDVKLNFELLQHMQNRRQLILAQDSLYSKFERAAQVRERAGETGALERATAEAKRLSLKAELAQVNADVAITELRLMQLLNAPKGSVRFNADTLQVYSSEVVADTAAAQAWLKLLQSEVNVAEQQTKLEKAKLLPDFSIGYFNQTFVGENPARDPSHFYTYSDRFSGVEAGISVPLWFGAQKSKIKAAQLNRQTVQKQAQAQEKQLQTEVLTVLQEVQKQAQQLEYFEQGALKQAKQLEKAADLSFRLGQVDYMEYVQAMEQAYALRLQHLNALLDYNQSIIHLQYLTGEE, from the coding sequence TCCATCCATAATAAGTTGGTGGTGGGGCTGATGGTGCTGGCATTGGTGGTGGTTGGCGTATACAACCTTACCAAATTGCCTGTTGATGCCGTCCCCGACATAACCAATAACCAGGTGCAGGTAGTAACCTCCTCACCTACGCTTGCAGCCCAGGAGGTAGAGCGTTTTATCACCACACCCATAGAAATTGCCCTGGCTAACGTGCCTGATGCCATCGAAATGCGTTCAGTGTCGCGCTTTGGCCTTTCTGTAATCACCGTTGTTTTTGAGGACGACGTAGATATTTACCTGGCCCGGCAGCTCATAAAAGAACGGCTCGATATGGCTGTAGAAGAAATCCCGCCCGGAGTAGGAACACCGGAAATGGCACCTGTAAGTACAGGCCTTGGTGAAATTTACCAGTATACCATCCATACAAAAGAAGGCAGCAACAAAGAATACAGCCCTATGGAGCTGCGCACTATTCAGGACTGGCTCGTGCGCCGGCAGCTGCTGGGCACACCCGGCGTGGCCGATGTGAGTAGCTTTGGCGGGTTTCTGAAAGAGTATGAGGTGGCTTTGAACCCGGACCGCCTGCGCAGCCTCAACCTCACTGTTCCGGATGTACTGGAGGCCATTAGTTCCAACAACGAGAACACAGGTGCCGCCTACATTGAGAAAAACAACAGCGCCTTCTTTATCCGTGGCCTGGGTATGGTTAACCAGCTGGAGGACATAGAGCAGGTAGTGGTAAATAACCGCGAGGGAGTGCCTGTGCTGGTGAGCGATGTTGCTGAAGTAAAGTATGGACATCCGGTGCGATATGGCGCCCTTACCCGCAATAACGAAGGCGAGGTAGTGGGTGGCATCGTGCTTATGTACAAGGATGCCAACTCATCACAGGTTATTCGTCTGGTACAGGAACGTGTGAAGGAAATCCAATCCACGTTGCCGGAAGGCCTTGTAATAGAAGCTTACCTTGACCGCAGCGAGCTAGTTGACAGGGCAGTGAGCACAGTTACCAAGAACCTGATTGAAGGTGGCTTGATAGTGGTGTTTGTACTGGTTCTGTTGCTTGGCAATTTACGTGCAGGCCTGGTGGTAGCTTCCGTTATCCCGCTTTCCATGCTGTTTGCCATTACCATGATGAACCTGTTTGGCGTTTCGGGTAACTTAATGAGCCTTGGAGCAATCGACTTTGGGTTGATTGTGGATGGGTCTGTTATTATAGTGGAATCGGTGCTTCACTTTATAGTCGCGAAAAATGCTAACCTGCCTTTGCGGAAGCTCACGCAGCGCGAGATGGACAATGAAGTAGAAAGTGCCGCTTCTAAGATCATGAATTCCGCAGCATTCGGTATGATCATCATCCTGATTGTTTACCTGCCAATTATGGCACTGGTAGGCATAGAAGGTAAGATGTTTAAGCCAATGGCGCAGACTGTGAGCTTTGCCATCATGGGTGCCTTCATCCTGTCGCTTACTTATGTGCCGATGATTTCTACGCTTGCGCTGAGCAAGAAAACAAAGCACAAGCGCAACATCTCCGACCGGATCATGGATAAGATCATGCACCTGTACCAGCCTGTTATACGTTTTGCGCTGCGTAGCAAAGCCTTGATAGTTGGAGTAGCAGTAGGACTGCTGGCGCTTAGTTTAGTCGTGTTTAGCCGTATGGGAGGTGAATTTATTCCGCAGCTGGATGAAGGTGATTTTGCAATGGACTTGCGCCTCGTGCCTGGAGCTTCACTTGAACAAACCATACAGACAACTCTAAAAGCCAGCGAAATACTTCAAAAGAATTTCCCGGAGGTAACGGAGGTAATTGGTAAGATCGGTACAGCAGAAATTCCTACAGACCCGATGCCGATTGAGGCTGCTGACGTGATGATTCTGTTAAAAGATCGCGATGAGTGGACCAGCGCCAGTACACGTGAGGAACTCGCTGCCAAAATGGATTCCGCCTTGCAGGTACTACCAGGGGTAAACTACGGTTTTCAGCAGCCTATACAGCTCCGTTTTAATGAATTGATTACCGGTGCCCGCCAGGATGTTGCCGTGAAAATATACGGAGAGGACCTGGACAAGTTAAGTGAACTAGCTGGAGAGGCAGAGAAAATCATTCGCCCGGTGCGTGGTGCCCAGGATATGTTCGTGGAAGAAGTGACGGGCCTTCCTCAAATTGTAGTAGACTTCAAGCGCGACCGCCTGGCACAGTATGGTTTGCATGTGCAGGACGTAAACCGAGTACTCCGCACGGCATTTGCCGGAGAGGCTGCCGGTTCAGTGTATGAGGGTGACCGGCGATTTGACCTGGTAGTGCGTCTGCAGCAAGACTTCCGTCAGAACCTCGGTGATATACAGGATTTATATGTGCCGCTGCCAGCTGGTGGGCAGGTGCCTTTAGTACAGGTTGCTGATATCCGTTTTGAAAATGGGCCAATGCAGATTTCCCGCGAGCAGGGGCAGCGCCGCATTGTGGTAGGTTTCAATGTACGCGACCGTGACGTGGAGTCGATCGTGGAGGAAGTAAAGCAGAAGCTGGATCAAGGCCTAGAGCTGCCTGCAGGTTATTATATTACCTACGGAGGACAGTTCGAAAACCTGATCAACGCGAAACAGCGTCTGCAGCTAGCAGTACCAGTGGCCCTTTTGCTTATCCTGGTGCTGTTATACTTTACGTTTAAATCCGTGATGCAAAGCCTGCTCATCTTTACAGCCATTCCACTGGCTGCTATAGGCGGTATTTTTGCCCTGTGGCTACGCAATATGCCTTTCAGTATATCAGCAGGAGTTGGCTTTATTGCGCTTTTCGGTGTGGCAGTGCTTAATGGCATCGTGCTTATCGGTTATTTTAACCAGCTCAAAAAAGATGGTAAGGACAACGTGTATGAGCGCGTGATAGAAGGCACTACAGTGCGCTTACGCCCTGTGCTCATGACAGCCTCTGTGGCTGCACTAGGGTTCCTGCCAATGGCCCTTTCTACATCGGCCGGTGCAGAGGTGCAGAAGCCACTCGCTACCGTCGTAATTGGTGGTTTGGTTACCTCGACATTGCTCACGCTTGTGGTACTTCCGGTGCTATACTTTGTTTTTACTTCAAGGGAAGAAAGTAAAGCACAAACCGTTAAAGTACATCCAGTTGTATTGCTGCTGTTAAGTACAGGTTTATACTTTGGAAGCAGTTTCTCCACAATGGCACAGGAGGCTCCACAGCAGTTGGATCTGCATGGAGCACTGCAGTATGCCAGGGAACATAATCTTACGCTGCGCGCTGCGCAACTAGAAGCTAACCGCCAACAGGCACTAAAAGGAGCAGCCCTTGACCTGTCTAAAACGAAGCTTAACTATAGGAGAGGACAAATCAACACTGCCGAGACTGATGAAGAGCTTACAATATCGCAGGAATTTGCCTTCCCGACAGTGTATGGGCGACAAGCGAAACTAGCTGATGCACAAGTGATGCAGGCGGAGGCAAAGCTGCAACTCGCAGAGCGGCAGGTCTTGCGGGATGTAAAGCTTAACTTTGAGCTGCTGCAGCATATGCAGAACAGAAGGCAGCTTATACTAGCCCAGGACTCACTGTACAGCAAGTTCGAAAGAGCAGCCCAGGTACGGGAGCGTGCCGGTGAGACAGGTGCCTTGGAGAGAGCTACAGCAGAGGCTAAGCGCTTGAGTCTAAAAGCTGAGCTGGCGCAGGTTAATGCTGATGTTGCCATTACTGAACTACGCTTGATGCAATTGTTGAATGCCCCTAAAGGTTCGGTTAGATTTAATGCAGACACACTGCAGGTATATAGCTCAGAAGTAGTGGCCGACACAGCCGCCGCGCAGGCATGGCTGAAGTTGCTGCAGAGTGAAGTAAACGTGGCAGAACAGCAGACAAAGCTTGAGAAAGCAAAGCTACTGCCAGACTTCAGCATTGGCTATTTTAACCAGACATTTGTTGGAGAGAATCCTGCAAGAGACCCTTCTCATTTTTATACTTATTCAGATAGGTTCTCGGGTGTAGAAGCAGGTATTTCTGTGCCGCTGTGGTTCGGGGCGCAGAAATCAAAAATAAAAGCGGCCCAGCTAAATCGGCAGACTGTGCAAAAGCAGGCTCAAGCGCAAGAGAAGCAGCTGCAGACGGAGGTGCTAACTGTACTTCAGGAGGTACAGAAACAGGCGCAGCAGCTGGAATATTTTGAGCAGGGAGCACTTAAGCAGGCAAAGCAATTAGAGAAAGCCGCAGACTTAAGCTTCAGACTTGGCCAGGTAGACTATATGGAGTATGTGCAGGCAATGGAGCAGGCGTATGCTCTGCGGTTGCAGCACCTCAATGCCCTGCTTGATTACAACCAAAGCATCATTCACTTACAGTACTTAACCGGAGAAGAATAA